TGTATAGTGTTTTACTTAAAGACTTAGTAAACTTTTCACTTAAAGAAAATGATAGAAATATAGCTTTAAACATAGCTTATTACATAACTGATAATGATGATTTACTTAAAACAATAATTCGAAAAAAAGATTTACCCATATCAAAGCTAAGTAAGTTAACTAAGATTAAATCTGAACAGATAGAAAAATGTAGAGATTATATTATAGCTTATTATATAATATTAACAAATCCTGATTATAGACTTATACAAGAATATTTTAGAATAAAATTAAGAGAAGATAATAATGTAATCGGCATTTCAAATAAGAAGCAGGATTTGTATAAGGGTTTAGTAATAAGATCATTAAAAAAATCTGCTTATATAGTAACTTCTAAAGGCGAATTTATGAAAATAAAAACTGATAGTAAAGCAAGTATTGGGGAACTTTCAGAGGGGAGAAAAAAGAAAACTCTAAGAAACTATAGAATACATATTTCTATTTTGTTATTTATACTCATATTAATCGGAAGTGGAATTATTATTGAATACAGAAGAACTCAAAGTATAGTTGTTATTGAAACAACTTCAAATATAAAAATTAATATTAATAAATTTAATAAAGTTATATATGCATATTCACCTACTGATAAAGGACAGAAACTTATTGATAATGTTGATATTTTGAATAAAGATATTGATGAGGCTATGGCTGAAATATTTAAATATGCATTAAATAATGAAATGTTGGATTTAAGCAAAAAAACTTTGGTGACAATAAATGGACAAGCGATAAAATATGGTTTACTTACTAAAACCAATAAAATTATATCTGAAAATAATATACCTATAGTTATAAATAATTCAGGTAATCAACAAAAGTTACCACAATATTTAACACAAGATGAAGAAGATAAAACAGAAAAATAACTCTCAATAGAGAGTTATTTTTCTGTTTTATTTAAAATTTCTTTAAATGTATTCATATCATATTTAGAGCTGATATAAATCCTATCAAGTTTAAGGGAATTATCGCCTCTATCTGAAAGACCTCTTTGAGTTGTAAATCCTAAGATATAACCAGCATCTTTCGCTGCTTGTATACTATTATCATTAAAATCTCCAAAAGGATAGGCAATTGAATAAACTTTTTTACCTGTCATTGATTCTAAGGATTTCTTGGATTCTTTTAATTCAGTAAGTTGCTCATCATAAGTCATTTTATCAAGATTAGGATGATTGACAGTATGACTTTGAATATCTATGCCATAACTGCTCATTTCATTTATAGCCTCTTTTGATAAATAATAATTACCATCTAACGCAGATGTTATGCAAAATATAGTCGCTACCATATTGAAATCTTTTAATATAGGGAAAGCGTTATAGTAATTATCCATATATCCATCATCGAAAGTAATAACTATACTTTTATTTGGAATAGGAGAGTTGTTTAATAAATATTCCTTAAGTTCATTTAAAGTCAATGTTATATAACCTTCATCTTTTATGTACTTAAGTTGGGTTTTAAGATTTTCAGGAGTTATTGTCACTTCATTATCGGCAGATTCTTTAACAGAATGATAATATAATACTGGTACACCTCTATTATCATTGATTAAAGTAACTTCACCAAAAGCTCGAATATCTTGAAGTATATTTTTATCATTATTGATATATTCTTGATTTTTGGAATCGTTTTCTATAATGAGTTGTTTTCTCGTATCATCATTAGTTGTTGCAGTATTTTTTGGATAAATATTATTGTATATAATGTAGACACTTAATATAAGAATGAAGATAACAATAAGAAAAGTTAAAATGTTTTTATTTTGAGAAATACTTTTTATTAAAGAATATCTTTTTGAATTATTATTTCTAGACATAGATCTATTAATTGACCTCCTTACATTGGAATTTAAGAAACTATTCTATTATCATTATATCCTAAATTATAATAAAATCGCTCAAACTTTAAATAAAATTTAATCAATTTTATTCAGTTATTTCAATATGAAATTAGAATAATATTATTAAAAGTATAGCATAATATAAGCAGAGGACAACTTATTAACATTATACACAGGCACCTGTGGATAACCTGTTATAAATATGTTAACATACATAATATTACATATTAATTTTGTGGATATATAATGAATGAAGTCATAAAAAGTATAAATTAAAGAGGTGTTAAAATGACTCTTATAGCCAATATAACAGGCGTAATAATCATAGGTTCCATGTTATGTACAGCTTATCCACAACAATTGTGTATAAGTTGTAAAATACAAAGTGAAAATAAATTTAAAATTGGGGAAAAGTCTATAATTAAAAACTTAGATTATTTAAAAGAAGACATAAAAATACCACAACTAGTAGATGGAAATGACGAAAAAGCGATAAAATTGATAAATAGTGTAATTAATAAAGACATTTTACCCAAAATAGAAGACGCGGAAAAAATCTCAAAAGAATATTTTGCAGGAGCAGGACAAGAAAAGCCAATATTTCCATATGAAATTCATTCAAGATATACAATAGCTGAAGATAATAACATACTTTTAAGTTTATATAATGATTATTACGAGTATTTAGGAGGAGCCCATGGAATGACAACAAGGACTTCTTATACAATAGATAAAGAAAAAGAAAGTATAATAACTCTAAAGGAGTTATTCGTTAAAGGATATAAGTATAGTGATATAATTAATAAAAAGATAAAAGAAGACATTAGCAAGAATCCTGAGAATTATTTTGATTCAGGAAATGAATTTAAGGGTATTAGCGAAACTCAAAGTTTCTATATAGAAGGTGATAATCTTGTGATTTATTATCAATTATATGATATAGCACCTTATGTATTTGGGATTCCTGAATTTAAAATTCCACTAAAATCATTTGATGAAAATTATATTTACTATAAAAGCTTAAAAGAATAATAAAGAATAGGAAGCAAGAAATAATAAATGCTGTAAAAAAGATTTACATAAATATGAGTTTGGAATCTATCTTAGAGGATTTACTATGGTGTATGAAGAAACGAACATAAATTTAAAAAAAATGAAGCAAAAGAAAAAGATGTCTCTAAAATTAGTTTTGATATGTTGAGACATCTTTCTAATATATATAATATTTTATATTAATTTCTTAGCTTTTGTCATGAGCATTGGTATTTTTATTTCCTCTAAATCCGTAGCTGTCCGAAATAACTCTTCCAATTCCAGTTACTTTGCCTGTTATACAACTTCTACAATGAGCTGGTGTATCACCTGTGCATATTTTGCCTGGATATAGAGCATAAAGCTTTCTATATTCACCTTCAGTTACATTAGGCATTACAACATTAGCACCACTTTGAAGTGCAATTATTCTCCCATTTGGAGTTAAAGATTCCATTGCAGTTGTTGCAGGAATATTTATATCAGGAAGTATCAAACGTGTTAAAGCCATAACTTTTAAGGATAAAGTAAGATTTCCACCTTGTGCATCTTTTAAAGGAGTATCCTCATTAGGTATAAATGGACCTATGCCTATCATATCTGCATTTATTTTTTTAAAGAATAATATATCATTAGCAATAGATTCCAAAGTCTGATTTGGAAGACCAACAAGAATACCACTTCCAACTTCATATCCTAAATCACTTAAATTTTTTAAACAATTCAATCTTTCTTCGAAACTCATATTGGGATCCATATCTTCATAGAGTTTTTTATCTGTAGTTTCAATACGTATTAAATATCTATCAGCACCAGCTTCTTTAAATGATTTATACTCATCATAAGTCTTTTCACCTAAACTTAAGGTCAAGGCAACACCTAATTTTTTTATTTCTTTTACTATATTAGTCATTCTCTCTTTAGTAAAGTAATCATCTTCACCACCTTGAAGAACAATAGTTTTATAACCATAACTAACTGCTTTTTTTGCAAAATCTAAGATTTCTTCTTGTGTTAGTCTGTATCTTTCAATATTTTTATTATCTCTTCTTAATCCACAATACATGCAATTTCTTTTACATATGTTTGTAAATTCAATTAATCCTCTTAAATGAACATAGTCACCTAGATACGTTTGACGAATTTCATCTGCTGCCTTAAAAAGTTCTTCATTTATATTATCATTTTGTAATAATTCTAATATTTCTTCTTTATCTAAATTATGAGTAACTTTAGCTTTTTCAATAAGTTTATTCATAGCGCCTCCTAAGTCAAAATAAAATTAATAATTAACTGTTATTAGTATACTATAGAATTTAAAAACATAACAATATAATAGTTCTAATTAATAAGCGAAATCAAATAAATATATATATAATTGTATAATGGAGATAAACAGTTATAAAAAGTAACTAAAGTAAAAAGGCTATATCAAAGTAATTATTAGTTAGCTTGATATAGCCCCAATTTAGTTATCTGGTTATGTGAAATTATAACTTGTTTTAAGCTGCCTTATTTTTTTCTCTGTGATCATTTTTTTCTTGAGATTTTTCATTTTTGTCTTCAATAGCATCTCTAATTAATTTAAATATTTGTATTATTAAAGTTGGAACGAAAGCAAATAAGTGAATTAATAATAGTTGATTAGTGCTAAGTGGAGTTATTTCAAATAATCCTTGAAGGAATGGTATAAGTAAAACTGCATTTACTAAAACAACACCTGCTATAAAAGCTATCCAGCTGAATTTATTACTGAAAACTCCAAGTGAAAATATAGATCTTTTTCCACGGCAGTTAAATCCATGGAATAATCGAGCTAAACATAATGTACTAAATGCCATAGTCATAGCAATTCCATTATTGCCTGTAGCTAAACCAATATGATAAGAAACCATAGTAAATATTCCTATAATTAAACCTTGAATACTGACATCTTGAATGAAATCTTTAGTTAATATAGATTCACTAGCATCTCTAGGTTTGTCTTTTAAAACATCTTTTTTAGATTTTTCCATACCAATTGCAATAGCTGGTAAGCTATCTGTTAATAAATTAATAAATAATAAATGTACTGCAGCAAATGGTACTGGAAGTGCAAATAGTGATGAATACAGTACTGCAAGTATTCCTGACATATTACCTGAAAGAAGGAATTTAATTGAGTTCTTTATATTAGCATAAATATTTCTTCCATTAGTAATTGATTTAACAATAGTTGCAAAATTATCATCTGTTAAAATCATTGAAGCAGCATCTTTTGATACTTCAGTACCAGTTATACCCATTGCAATACCAATATCGGCTTGCTTTAAGGCTGGAGCATCATTAACGCCATCTCCAGTCATAGCAACAATTTTGCCTTTATCTTGCCATGCTTTAACGATTCTTATTTTATGTTCAGGTGATACTCTAGCATAAACTGAAATATGTGTTAACTTAGAATTGAGTTCATCATCGGACATCTTATCAAGTTCTAATCCTTCTACAGCTAAATCGCCTTCTTGTAAGATTCCAATTTCCTTAGCAATAGCAGAAGCTGTAATCTTATGATCACCAGTAATCATAATTGGTTTAATAGAAGCTTTTATACAATCTGCAACTGCTGCTTTAGATTCTTCTCTAGGTGGATCAATCATTGAAATTAATCCTAAGAAAGTATAGTTATCTTCATCTTCTAATGTAAGCTCTTTATTTTCATCAAGTTCTTTATAAGCAAAAGCTAAAACTCTTAAGCCTTGTGACGAAAGTTCCTTATTAATATTATTTATAGTAGTTTTATCTTTTTCAGTAAAGGCTACTACTCCATTGGAAGTTTTAATTGAAGTTACTCTATTCATTAAGACATCAAGAGCACCTTTAGTAAGCATTGTATACTTGCCATTTATTTCATGAAGTGTACTCATAAGCTTTCTATCAGAGTCAAAAGGAATTTCCCTAAGTCTTTCATAAGTATTTCTACAGTCAATTTCATTTAAAGAATATTTATGACCTAAATTTACAAAAGCAACTTCGGTTGGATCACCGATTTCAGCGCCATCTATAGAGGTAGAGTCATTACAAAGTACAGAACTAGTTAAAAGAAAGTTTGAATCAGGATCTTTAAAATCTATCTCGTCACTATCAATTAACTTATTATCAACAAAAATCTTTTGAACAGTCATTTTGTTTTGAGTTAATGTACCAGTTTTATCAGAACAAATAATAGACACACAGCCAAGACCTTCAACAGCCTTAAGCTTTTTAATGATTGCATGTTCTTTAGCCATTGATTGAGTTCCAATAGCAAGTACAATTGTAACTATTGAACTAAGAGCTTCAGGAATGGCAGCAACAGCAAGAGCTACAGCAAACATTAATGAATCTAAAAGAGGCGTACCTCGATACATGCTTAATCCAAACACAATTACACATATGCCAAGTATCCCAATGGCTAATTTTTTAGAAAAGTCGTCTATAGAAACTTGAAGTGGAGTGGTTTTTTCTTCTGTTTCTTCGAGTAGAGTAGCGATTTTTCCAAGTTCTGTGTTCATACCAGTGTTAGTTACAAGGACAGTAGCTCTACCATAAGTTACTAATGAACTAGAGAAAACCATATTTTTTTGATCACCTAAAGCAACTTCATCCTTATTAATAACATCAGGAAATTTATCGACACTTTCAGATTCTCCGGTTAATGAGCTTTCATTAACCTTAAGTGAATAATTTTCTAAAATCCTACCATCAGCAACAACTAAGTCTCCGGCTTCTAATACTAAAATATCTCCTGGAACAACATCCTTTGAAGCTATTTCAATTTTAACTCCATTTCTAATAACTTTGGCATTAGGAGCAGATAAAGCTTTTAAACTAGCTAGAGATTGTTCGGCTTTAACATATTGGACAGTACCTAAAATGGCATTCATAGTTATAACAGCTATAATTACAATAGTACTTTCCATATTACCAGTAATAGCTGAAATAATAGCAGCAACAATTAAAATAACTACTAATAAATCTTTAAACTGTTCTGCAAATATAGAGAACATACTCTTCTTTTTCTTTTCATTTAAAATGTTTTCGCCAACAGAATTTATTATTTCGGTAGCTTTTGCACTAGTCAGTCCGTTTAAGGTCACATCAAAGTCTTTCATAGACTCTTCTGTGGTTTTACAAAAATATTTTTTCATGTAACATCTTCCTTTCAAATCTTAATAAGGTACATTTATACACATTTGAATAAATTCTTATTGAATAATTGCAAAATAGATCCAATAAAATGAGTGTAAAAAATTAAAATTCCTATGGCATCTAAAAAATAGCTGTTTAAAGATGCCGAAAGTCTTCTTATAATAATTATTAACAAAAAAGACCTTTAATATAACTTCAAATTTTTGAAGTTATATTAAAAGTCTCGTTGCCACATGGGCACATAACACCAGACTATAAATATAGTCGCGATTGTTGATGTCATATTTATAACTACTCCCTTTTAACATAAAATAACTATTAATATTAATATATTGTAAAAAGGACAAACTGTCAATGATTTAATTTTTATTTTACATGAATTTAACTGAAGGGTAGAATAAGTACATTTTAGATAAACAGGGTTAAAAGCTATTAATTAATTTTATAGATACGATTTTAATAAGATAACAAATAAACCTAGAATATCATAAGTATCTCAAAAAAAGATAAAAATAGACTAAATAAGTGAGGATATTATACGAATATAATATTATATTCATATAATTAATAACTTATTCTTGTTAACGTGTGCAAAAGGATCTAATTTATTTAGGGGGAAAGAAAATGAAAACAAACTTTAAAAGATTAAAAAATATAAAAATTGTACAAAGCATAATAATAATAGTAATTATATCTTTATTATCCACAATCACTATTGGGGTTTTAGGATACATAAATACAGCTAAAATGTATAATGCAAATATAGAAATGTATAAGAATGTAATTCCTAATTTGAGTGATTGGGGAGAAGTTAACGGAAATATGGGAGTTTTAAGAAATACGTTAACTAAGATAATTGATAGACCATTTGATGAAGCAAATGAGAAAACAATGTTAGAATTAAATAAAAATATAACAGATATAATAAATAAAAATGTTACTTTATCAGAAAATAATAGTGAAGAGCATGAAATGGTTATGGCATTGAAAGAGGGATATGAACATTATTATTCTTTCATACCTAATATTATTGAACAAAGAAAGAATAATATAATCCCAGATGCTAAAATAACAAATGTTGATATGGGTGTATATGGAACAGAAATTGCTAAGCAAAACACAGCACTTATACAATATCAAAAGGATAAAGCAACAACTGAAATCAACAATTCTAAAAGTTTATATGAAAAAAACATAGCTATGTTTATAAGTATAACAGGTGTATCTATTGTAATATTAGCTTTAATATCAATAGGAATAATACTTATGATTAGGAATTCAACAAAAGGATTTATACATAAAGTATCTGTTTTATCAGAAGGTGATTTTACAGTAGAATTTGATAATGAATTATCTAATGAATTTGGGCTAATGGAGGGTGCATTAGGTAAAACTATAAGTTCTATTGCAAATACTATTTCTAAAATAAAAGATGATTCAATACAGGTTAATAATAATTCTATTTCGCTTACAAATGTGTCAGAAGAAATGAAGTGTTCCATAGAAGAGGTATCTAATGCAATTCAAGATGTAGCAAAAGGATCAGGTGAGCAAGCTAGTCAACTTATGAAAATAAATAATGATGTAAGCTCTTTTGGAGATAAAATAGAAATAATAACACAATCTATAAGTAAAGTAGATGAAAATACTAAAAATATTAGTAATAGAGCAAATGAAAGTGATACTAAGTTAAAAAATCTAGGTGTTTCTATGAATGAAATTGCAACATCTTATAATGAAGCAAGAAAAAGAGTTACTGATTTAAGTCTTAGTGTGGATAAAATAACAGAAATAACTAATATGATTAATGGGATAGCAGAGCAAACTAATTTACTTGCTCTAAATGCCGCAATTGAGGCAGCAAGGGCTGGAGAAGCTGGAAGAGGATTTTCTATTGTTGCAGATGAAATTAGAAAATTAGCAGAACAATCTAAAAGTTCATCGCAGGATATAAATGATTTATTGAGTGTTATAAGTACAGAGACTAACCTAGTTGAAGAAACAACAACTTCTGCTAATGAAGAATTAAAAGAACAAATTAATATAATAAGTGAAACTATAACGTCATTCAGAGAAATAGTAAAATCTATAGATGAGATAGTACCACAAGTTGATGAAATGAATCATTCAATAATTGACATTAAGAAAAGAAAAGATAATATTATAGAAAGTGTAGAAACTTCATCAGCTGTATCAGAAGAAAATTCAGCATCTGCGGAAGAAATTACTGCATCATCACAGGAAATGGAGGCGGCTGCATCTCAAGTTTCAAAATCATCAGAAGAATTAAAATCTATAATGCAAGAGATTATAAATCAAATTGAAAAATTTACTTTATAGACATATTTTTTTGATTGTGCCTAAGTACTAGAAAGTGAAATTGGAAATTAAATAGAAGAATTTGTATGATTAAATATTCTATTTAAGTTATAATATATTAATAGAATATTTAGTGGAGGTTTAAATTATGACTGGACTTGTACTTGAGGGTGGAGCATTTAGAGGATTATTTACAGCAGGTGTATTAGATGCACTTTTAGACATAAAAGCAGAAATAAAATATGTGATAGGGGTTTCAGCAGGAGCCACCAATGCTTACTCATATGTCTCTAAACAAAGAGGAAGAAATTTAGAGATAATGGAAAGATTCATGGATAATAAAAGATATATTAGCTATGGAAATTTAATTAGGTGCAAGTCTATTATGGATTTAGATTTTGTATTCGATGAGATACCCAATAAGCATTGTATTTTTGATTATAAAACTTTTCACGAATTTGATGGAAAGATGTTAGCAGGAGCTTTTAACATTGAAACTGGAGACGTTGAATATTTTGACAAAGACTTATTAGATAAAAGAAGTTCAATTCTTAGGGCAAGTATTGCAATACCACTGATGTTTCCATTCGAAAAAATTAATGGACAATATTATGCAGATGGAGGTCTTTCAGACCCTATACCAGTTAAGAAATCAATAGCTGATGGTAATGATAAAAATATAATTGTATTAACAAGAAATGAAGGATATAGAAAGAAAAAATCTAAAGCTACTGAAATAACATATAAAATCTATAAAAAGAAATATCCAAAGCTAGCGAATGTATTGAAAGAGAGATATATTAAATATAACGAACAGCTTGATTATTGCAAAGGTTTGGAA
The DNA window shown above is from Clostridium beijerinckii and carries:
- a CDS encoding polysaccharide deacetylase, whose translation is MSRNNNSKRYSLIKSISQNKNILTFLIVIFILILSVYIIYNNIYPKNTATTNDDTRKQLIIENDSKNQEYINNDKNILQDIRAFGEVTLINDNRGVPVLYYHSVKESADNEVTITPENLKTQLKYIKDEGYITLTLNELKEYLLNNSPIPNKSIVITFDDGYMDNYYNAFPILKDFNMVATIFCITSALDGNYYLSKEAINEMSSYGIDIQSHTVNHPNLDKMTYDEQLTELKESKKSLESMTGKKVYSIAYPFGDFNDNSIQAAKDAGYILGFTTQRGLSDRGDNSLKLDRIYISSKYDMNTFKEILNKTEK
- a CDS encoding DUF3298/DUF4163 domain-containing protein, which encodes MTLIANITGVIIIGSMLCTAYPQQLCISCKIQSENKFKIGEKSIIKNLDYLKEDIKIPQLVDGNDEKAIKLINSVINKDILPKIEDAEKISKEYFAGAGQEKPIFPYEIHSRYTIAEDNNILLSLYNDYYEYLGGAHGMTTRTSYTIDKEKESIITLKELFVKGYKYSDIINKKIKEDISKNPENYFDSGNEFKGISETQSFYIEGDNLVIYYQLYDIAPYVFGIPEFKIPLKSFDENYIYYKSLKE
- a CDS encoding methyl-accepting chemotaxis protein; protein product: MKTNFKRLKNIKIVQSIIIIVIISLLSTITIGVLGYINTAKMYNANIEMYKNVIPNLSDWGEVNGNMGVLRNTLTKIIDRPFDEANEKTMLELNKNITDIINKNVTLSENNSEEHEMVMALKEGYEHYYSFIPNIIEQRKNNIIPDAKITNVDMGVYGTEIAKQNTALIQYQKDKATTEINNSKSLYEKNIAMFISITGVSIVILALISIGIILMIRNSTKGFIHKVSVLSEGDFTVEFDNELSNEFGLMEGALGKTISSIANTISKIKDDSIQVNNNSISLTNVSEEMKCSIEEVSNAIQDVAKGSGEQASQLMKINNDVSSFGDKIEIITQSISKVDENTKNISNRANESDTKLKNLGVSMNEIATSYNEARKRVTDLSLSVDKITEITNMINGIAEQTNLLALNAAIEAARAGEAGRGFSIVADEIRKLAEQSKSSSQDINDLLSVISTETNLVEETTTSANEELKEQINIISETITSFREIVKSIDEIVPQVDEMNHSIIDIKKRKDNIIESVETSSAVSEENSASAEEITASSQEMEAAASQVSKSSEELKSIMQEIINQIEKFTL
- a CDS encoding [FeFe] hydrogenase H-cluster radical SAM maturase HydE, which produces MNKLIEKAKVTHNLDKEEILELLQNDNINEELFKAADEIRQTYLGDYVHLRGLIEFTNICKRNCMYCGLRRDNKNIERYRLTQEEILDFAKKAVSYGYKTIVLQGGEDDYFTKERMTNIVKEIKKLGVALTLSLGEKTYDEYKSFKEAGADRYLIRIETTDKKLYEDMDPNMSFEERLNCLKNLSDLGYEVGSGILVGLPNQTLESIANDILFFKKINADMIGIGPFIPNEDTPLKDAQGGNLTLSLKVMALTRLILPDINIPATTAMESLTPNGRIIALQSGANVVMPNVTEGEYRKLYALYPGKICTGDTPAHCRSCITGKVTGIGRVISDSYGFRGNKNTNAHDKS
- a CDS encoding ATPase codes for the protein MKKYFCKTTEESMKDFDVTLNGLTSAKATEIINSVGENILNEKKKKSMFSIFAEQFKDLLVVILIVAAIISAITGNMESTIVIIAVITMNAILGTVQYVKAEQSLASLKALSAPNAKVIRNGVKIEIASKDVVPGDILVLEAGDLVVADGRILENYSLKVNESSLTGESESVDKFPDVINKDEVALGDQKNMVFSSSLVTYGRATVLVTNTGMNTELGKIATLLEETEEKTTPLQVSIDDFSKKLAIGILGICVIVFGLSMYRGTPLLDSLMFAVALAVAAIPEALSSIVTIVLAIGTQSMAKEHAIIKKLKAVEGLGCVSIICSDKTGTLTQNKMTVQKIFVDNKLIDSDEIDFKDPDSNFLLTSSVLCNDSTSIDGAEIGDPTEVAFVNLGHKYSLNEIDCRNTYERLREIPFDSDRKLMSTLHEINGKYTMLTKGALDVLMNRVTSIKTSNGVVAFTEKDKTTINNINKELSSQGLRVLAFAYKELDENKELTLEDEDNYTFLGLISMIDPPREESKAAVADCIKASIKPIMITGDHKITASAIAKEIGILQEGDLAVEGLELDKMSDDELNSKLTHISVYARVSPEHKIRIVKAWQDKGKIVAMTGDGVNDAPALKQADIGIAMGITGTEVSKDAASMILTDDNFATIVKSITNGRNIYANIKNSIKFLLSGNMSGILAVLYSSLFALPVPFAAVHLLFINLLTDSLPAIAIGMEKSKKDVLKDKPRDASESILTKDFIQDVSIQGLIIGIFTMVSYHIGLATGNNGIAMTMAFSTLCLARLFHGFNCRGKRSIFSLGVFSNKFSWIAFIAGVVLVNAVLLIPFLQGLFEITPLSTNQLLLIHLFAFVPTLIIQIFKLIRDAIEDKNEKSQEKNDHREKNKAA
- a CDS encoding patatin family protein, with translation MTGLVLEGGAFRGLFTAGVLDALLDIKAEIKYVIGVSAGATNAYSYVSKQRGRNLEIMERFMDNKRYISYGNLIRCKSIMDLDFVFDEIPNKHCIFDYKTFHEFDGKMLAGAFNIETGDVEYFDKDLLDKRSSILRASIAIPLMFPFEKINGQYYADGGLSDPIPVKKSIADGNDKNIIVLTRNEGYRKKKSKATEITYKIYKKKYPKLANVLKERYIKYNEQLDYCKGLEENGEAIIIRPTISMNISRFERDKSKLKAIYQNGYDLITNDKEKILNYIR